The following proteins are co-located in the Doryrhamphus excisus isolate RoL2022-K1 chromosome 3, RoL_Dexc_1.0, whole genome shotgun sequence genome:
- the LOC131125142 gene encoding rap guanine nucleotide exchange factor 4-like isoform X1: protein MVAMQASPNLSPSEWICCLDKRPSERSGEDVDIILTRLKQVKAFHKFPPPLLLQICTCAFYECLEKGITLFRQGDIGTSWYAVLSGSLDVKVSETANHQDAVTICTLGIGTAFGESILDNTPRHATIVSRETSELLRIEQREFKSLWEKHRHSLAGLLAPPYGAMESGSNNDRLADKDNMNSDSASKTHNKIPSEKLQRAGKVLRNAILSRAPHMIRDRKYHLKTYRQCCVGTELVDWLVLQSACVLTRSHAVGMWQALLEDQVLNHVDQELGFQDKYLFYRFLDDEEEDTPLPSEEEKRESEEELPETILFLAQIGPDALLRMILRKSPGQRTGDDLEIIYDELLHIKALSHLSNTVKRELASVVIFESHAKAGTVLFNQGEEGTSWYIIQKGSVNVVIYGKGVVCTLHEGDDFGKLALVTDSPRAASIVLREDNCHFLRVDKEDFNRILRDVEANTVRLKEHEQAVLVLEKSPRTSTLGSIKYTVISGAPEKILEHFLETMRMDIHHSEPDPAVDDFVLMHCVFMPNSQLCPLLMAHYHAASPLGSEQERLEHTLNCKRRAIILALRWANTHTFLLQEEPAAITFLEELFGSVSNDSRMLRALKDLVPDLEKVAKLHSEEAKSIKKKTLIRQFSNGEERLQKKQAIRNQDDILLKVYCSDHTYTTIRVTVAATGREVVSAVADKLGSTDELVLVHLSSAGEKQILKPNDVSVFSTLSINGRLFACAREQLSSLTPLPDQEGPTAGSMSTFELMSSKDLAYQMTMFDWELFSCVHEHELLYHTFGRHSFRRTTANLDLFLRRFNQVQLWVVTEVCLCGQLSKRVQLLKKFIKIAAHCREFKNLNSFFAIIMGMSNPAVSRLSQTWEKLPTKFKKFYAEFESMMDPSRNHRSYRLTVTKLEPPIIPFMPLLLKDMTFTHEGNKTFIDSMVNFEKMRIIANTIRQVRHCRSQPFNPDICQPNKNQAEVRGYVRKLCVIDNQRALTQLSYRLEPRRT, encoded by the exons ATGGTGGCGATGCAAGCGTCCCCGAATCTGTCTCCTTCGGAGTGGATCTGCTGTCTGGACAAGAG GCCGTCGGAGCGCTCAGGAGAGGATGTGGATATTATTCTGACCAGACTGAAACAGGTTAAAGCCTTCCACAAGTTTCCACCTCCACTCTTGCTGCAGATCTGCACCTGTGCCTTTTATGAATGTCTGGAGAAAGGCATCACAT TGTTTCGACAGGGAGACATCGGTACTAGCTGGTATGCTGTTCTGTCTGGCTCTCTTGATGTCAAAGTGTCTGAAACCGCCAACCATCAG GATGCAGTCACTATCTGTACACTGGGGATCGGGACAGCCTTTGGGGAGTCCATCCTGGACAACACACCGCGTCACGCCACCATTGTCAGCAGAGAGACCAGCGAACTGCTTCGCATCGAACAGAGGGAGTTTAAGAGCCTCTGGGAG AAGCATCGGCACAGCCTGGCTGGACTTTTGGCCCCCCCTTATGGAGCGATGGAGAGTGGATCCAACAATGACA GACTTGCAGACAAAGACAACATGAACTCAGACTCTGCAAGCAAAACTCACAATAAG ATTCCGTCAGAGAAGCTACAGAGAGCTGGGAAGGTTCTCCGCAACGCCATCCTGTCCAGAGCCCCTCACATGATCCGAGACAGGAAGTATCACCTCAAGACATACAG ACAATGCTGTGTAGGCACAGAGCTAGTGGACTGGCTTGTGCTGCAGAGTGCATGTGTTCTCACTCGCTCCCACGCTGTTGGCATGTGGCAGGCATTGCTAGAAGATCAGGTGCTGAATCACG TTGACCAGGAGCTGGGTTTTCAGGACAAGTACCTGTTCTACCGGTTTCTcgatgatgaagaggaggacaCACCGTTGCCTAGTGAGGAGGAGAAGCGGGAGAGTGAGGAGGAGCTGCCGGAGACCATTCTTTTCCTTGCTCAGATAGGCCCTGACGCACTGCTGCGCATGATCCTGAGGAAATC GCCTGGTCAGAGGACAGGAGACGACCTCGAGATTATCTATGACGAGCTGCTTCACATCAAGGCCTTATCTCACCTCTCCAACACT GTGAAGAGGGAACTGGCAAGCGTTGTCATCTTTGAATCGCACGCTAAAGCAGGAACCGTGT TGTTCAACCAAGGCGAAGAGGGCACATCGTGGTACATCATTCAGAAGGGTTCAGTCAATGTGGTTATCTATGGCAAG GGGGTGGTGTGTACGCTCCATGAGGGTGATGACTTTGGAAAGTTGGCCCTGGTTACAGATTCACCTCGTGCTGCCTCCATTGTCCTAAGAGAGGACAACTGTCACTTTCTTCGTGTAGACAAGGAGGATTTCAACAGGATACTCAGG GATGTGGAGGCCAACACAGTGCGTTTGAAAGAGCACGAACAAGCTGTGCTGGTCTTAGAAAAGAGTCCTCGAACCTCCACATTGGGTAGCATCAA gTACACTGTGATCTCAGGGGCTCCGGAGAAGATTCTTGAGCACTTTTTGGAGACCATGAGAATGGACATACATCACAGTGAACCAG ACCCAGCAGTGGACGACTTTGTCCTTATGCACTGTGTCTTCATGCCCAACAGCCAGCTGTGCCCCCTACTAATGGCACA CTACCATGCGGCCTCCCCGCTCGGCTCTGAACAGGAAAGATTGGAGCACACACTGAACTGTAAAAGGAGGGCTATCATTCTGGCCCTGCGATGGGCTAATACGCACACCTTCCTCCTGCAGGAGGAACCTGCTGCCATTACTTTCCTTGAG GAGTTGTTTGGAAGTGTGTCAAATGATTCTCGGATGCTCAGAGCATTAAAAGACCTTGTTCCTGACCTGGAGAAAGTTGCCAAACTACA TTCAGAGGAAGCCAAGTCCATAAAAAAG AAGACTTTAATACGGCAGTTCAGCAATGGGGAGGAGAGGCTGCAGAAGAAACAAGCCATTAGGAATCAAGATGACA TCCTGTTGAAGGTATACTGCAGTGACCACACATACACCACCATTCGAGTCACTGTGGCAGCGACAGGCAGAGAAGTGGTCAGCGCTGTGGCCGACAAACTAGGCTCCACTGACGAGCTGGTGCTGGTCCACCTCAGTTCTGCTGGTG AAAAACAAATCCTGAAGCCGAATGATGTGTCAGTGTTTTCTACCTTGAGCATCAACGGACGATTATTTGCCTGTGCACGCGAACAACTCAGCAGCCTG ACTCCTCTTCCAGACCAGGAAGGACCCACTGCAGGTTCGATGTCTACTTTTGAGCTGATGAGTTCAAAGGACCTCGCTTATCAAATGACTATGTTTGACTGGGAGCTTTTCAGCTGTGTGCACGag CACGAGCTCCTCTATCACACGTTTGGCCGCCATAGCTTTAGAAGAACCACAGCCAACCTGGACCTGTTCCTGCGAAGGTTCAACCAGGTCCAGCTGTGGGTGGTCACCGAGGTGTGCCTCTGTGGACAGCTCAGTAAGAGAGTCCAGCTCCTCAAGAAGTTCATCAAGATTGCTGCACA CTGTCGTGAGTTTAAGAACCTGAATTCATTCTTTGCCATCATCATGGGCATGAGTAACCCCGCTGTGAGCAGACTGAGTCAGACATGGGAG AAACTGCCTACTAAGTTTAAGAAGTTCTACGCTGAGTTTGAGAGCATGATG GACCCATCCAGGAACCATAGATCCTACCGACTTACTGTTACCAAGCTAGAACCACCAATCATACCATTTATGCCCCTCCTCCTCAAAG ATATGACTTTTACACATGAAGGCAACAAGACATTCATTGACAGCATGGTCAATTTTGAGAAAATG CGTATTATAGCGAACACAATTCGACAAGTGAGGCACTGTAGAAGCCAGCCTTTCA ATCCTGACATCTGTCAACCCAACAAGAATCAGGCGGAGGTCAGAGGCTACGTCAGAAAGCTCTGCGTGATCGACAACCAGAGGGCGCTGACGCAGCTCTCCTACAGGCTGGAGCCCCGGCGAACATGA
- the LOC131125142 gene encoding rap guanine nucleotide exchange factor 4-like isoform X2 has translation MESGSNNDRLADKDNMNSDSASKTHNKIPSEKLQRAGKVLRNAILSRAPHMIRDRKYHLKTYRQCCVGTELVDWLVLQSACVLTRSHAVGMWQALLEDQVLNHVDQELGFQDKYLFYRFLDDEEEDTPLPSEEEKRESEEELPETILFLAQIGPDALLRMILRKSPGQRTGDDLEIIYDELLHIKALSHLSNTVKRELASVVIFESHAKAGTVLFNQGEEGTSWYIIQKGSVNVVIYGKGVVCTLHEGDDFGKLALVTDSPRAASIVLREDNCHFLRVDKEDFNRILRDVEANTVRLKEHEQAVLVLEKSPRTSTLGSIKYTVISGAPEKILEHFLETMRMDIHHSEPDPAVDDFVLMHCVFMPNSQLCPLLMAHYHAASPLGSEQERLEHTLNCKRRAIILALRWANTHTFLLQEEPAAITFLEELFGSVSNDSRMLRALKDLVPDLEKVAKLHSEEAKSIKKKTLIRQFSNGEERLQKKQAIRNQDDILLKVYCSDHTYTTIRVTVAATGREVVSAVADKLGSTDELVLVHLSSAGEKQILKPNDVSVFSTLSINGRLFACAREQLSSLTPLPDQEGPTAGSMSTFELMSSKDLAYQMTMFDWELFSCVHEHELLYHTFGRHSFRRTTANLDLFLRRFNQVQLWVVTEVCLCGQLSKRVQLLKKFIKIAAHCREFKNLNSFFAIIMGMSNPAVSRLSQTWEKLPTKFKKFYAEFESMMDPSRNHRSYRLTVTKLEPPIIPFMPLLLKDMTFTHEGNKTFIDSMVNFEKMRIIANTIRQVRHCRSQPFNPDICQPNKNQAEVRGYVRKLCVIDNQRALTQLSYRLEPRRT, from the exons ATGGAGAGTGGATCCAACAATGACA GACTTGCAGACAAAGACAACATGAACTCAGACTCTGCAAGCAAAACTCACAATAAG ATTCCGTCAGAGAAGCTACAGAGAGCTGGGAAGGTTCTCCGCAACGCCATCCTGTCCAGAGCCCCTCACATGATCCGAGACAGGAAGTATCACCTCAAGACATACAG ACAATGCTGTGTAGGCACAGAGCTAGTGGACTGGCTTGTGCTGCAGAGTGCATGTGTTCTCACTCGCTCCCACGCTGTTGGCATGTGGCAGGCATTGCTAGAAGATCAGGTGCTGAATCACG TTGACCAGGAGCTGGGTTTTCAGGACAAGTACCTGTTCTACCGGTTTCTcgatgatgaagaggaggacaCACCGTTGCCTAGTGAGGAGGAGAAGCGGGAGAGTGAGGAGGAGCTGCCGGAGACCATTCTTTTCCTTGCTCAGATAGGCCCTGACGCACTGCTGCGCATGATCCTGAGGAAATC GCCTGGTCAGAGGACAGGAGACGACCTCGAGATTATCTATGACGAGCTGCTTCACATCAAGGCCTTATCTCACCTCTCCAACACT GTGAAGAGGGAACTGGCAAGCGTTGTCATCTTTGAATCGCACGCTAAAGCAGGAACCGTGT TGTTCAACCAAGGCGAAGAGGGCACATCGTGGTACATCATTCAGAAGGGTTCAGTCAATGTGGTTATCTATGGCAAG GGGGTGGTGTGTACGCTCCATGAGGGTGATGACTTTGGAAAGTTGGCCCTGGTTACAGATTCACCTCGTGCTGCCTCCATTGTCCTAAGAGAGGACAACTGTCACTTTCTTCGTGTAGACAAGGAGGATTTCAACAGGATACTCAGG GATGTGGAGGCCAACACAGTGCGTTTGAAAGAGCACGAACAAGCTGTGCTGGTCTTAGAAAAGAGTCCTCGAACCTCCACATTGGGTAGCATCAA gTACACTGTGATCTCAGGGGCTCCGGAGAAGATTCTTGAGCACTTTTTGGAGACCATGAGAATGGACATACATCACAGTGAACCAG ACCCAGCAGTGGACGACTTTGTCCTTATGCACTGTGTCTTCATGCCCAACAGCCAGCTGTGCCCCCTACTAATGGCACA CTACCATGCGGCCTCCCCGCTCGGCTCTGAACAGGAAAGATTGGAGCACACACTGAACTGTAAAAGGAGGGCTATCATTCTGGCCCTGCGATGGGCTAATACGCACACCTTCCTCCTGCAGGAGGAACCTGCTGCCATTACTTTCCTTGAG GAGTTGTTTGGAAGTGTGTCAAATGATTCTCGGATGCTCAGAGCATTAAAAGACCTTGTTCCTGACCTGGAGAAAGTTGCCAAACTACA TTCAGAGGAAGCCAAGTCCATAAAAAAG AAGACTTTAATACGGCAGTTCAGCAATGGGGAGGAGAGGCTGCAGAAGAAACAAGCCATTAGGAATCAAGATGACA TCCTGTTGAAGGTATACTGCAGTGACCACACATACACCACCATTCGAGTCACTGTGGCAGCGACAGGCAGAGAAGTGGTCAGCGCTGTGGCCGACAAACTAGGCTCCACTGACGAGCTGGTGCTGGTCCACCTCAGTTCTGCTGGTG AAAAACAAATCCTGAAGCCGAATGATGTGTCAGTGTTTTCTACCTTGAGCATCAACGGACGATTATTTGCCTGTGCACGCGAACAACTCAGCAGCCTG ACTCCTCTTCCAGACCAGGAAGGACCCACTGCAGGTTCGATGTCTACTTTTGAGCTGATGAGTTCAAAGGACCTCGCTTATCAAATGACTATGTTTGACTGGGAGCTTTTCAGCTGTGTGCACGag CACGAGCTCCTCTATCACACGTTTGGCCGCCATAGCTTTAGAAGAACCACAGCCAACCTGGACCTGTTCCTGCGAAGGTTCAACCAGGTCCAGCTGTGGGTGGTCACCGAGGTGTGCCTCTGTGGACAGCTCAGTAAGAGAGTCCAGCTCCTCAAGAAGTTCATCAAGATTGCTGCACA CTGTCGTGAGTTTAAGAACCTGAATTCATTCTTTGCCATCATCATGGGCATGAGTAACCCCGCTGTGAGCAGACTGAGTCAGACATGGGAG AAACTGCCTACTAAGTTTAAGAAGTTCTACGCTGAGTTTGAGAGCATGATG GACCCATCCAGGAACCATAGATCCTACCGACTTACTGTTACCAAGCTAGAACCACCAATCATACCATTTATGCCCCTCCTCCTCAAAG ATATGACTTTTACACATGAAGGCAACAAGACATTCATTGACAGCATGGTCAATTTTGAGAAAATG CGTATTATAGCGAACACAATTCGACAAGTGAGGCACTGTAGAAGCCAGCCTTTCA ATCCTGACATCTGTCAACCCAACAAGAATCAGGCGGAGGTCAGAGGCTACGTCAGAAAGCTCTGCGTGATCGACAACCAGAGGGCGCTGACGCAGCTCTCCTACAGGCTGGAGCCCCGGCGAACATGA